One window from the genome of Terrimicrobium sacchariphilum encodes:
- a CDS encoding efflux RND transporter periplasmic adaptor subunit: MLPSFTANLLKTGSLLAALLVSVSACQKRAETPVSATPPVKIFSLPEADETPFRSFPGEVTPQDNVRLSFDVSGRLIDFPVFDGQVVRQGDLVGQLDPADFRAALDAAQTTFRTAQQEFDRQRTLRQRNVIAQSELDRQREAFERAEASLRTAQRAFDDTRLVAPIKGRISRRFVRNHQNVQAREPVVLLQNISTLDIDVQVPEALMAIVNRNATAEEANRLIEAYVEFAAVPGERFPLTLRSFATQANPASRTFLVSFNLNPPEDRNILPGMTCTVSLRFRNPDGTPIAQPGLFQIPLRALLTSEGTTWVWRWDEQTGKVSRIPVEMVALTGDSVQVRSTDLRAGDDLVASGVRFLDEGMTVQRFETHKP; encoded by the coding sequence ATGCTTCCGTCGTTCACTGCCAATCTCCTAAAAACAGGGTCTTTGCTCGCCGCATTGCTAGTGTCGGTGAGCGCATGCCAGAAACGGGCCGAAACTCCGGTCAGCGCGACACCTCCGGTTAAGATCTTCTCGCTGCCGGAAGCTGACGAAACGCCGTTCCGCAGCTTCCCGGGCGAGGTGACTCCGCAGGATAATGTCCGCCTTTCCTTCGATGTCTCGGGCCGATTGATCGATTTTCCGGTCTTTGACGGACAGGTCGTCCGCCAGGGCGATCTGGTCGGGCAACTTGATCCCGCCGACTTCCGCGCCGCCCTCGATGCCGCCCAGACGACCTTCCGGACGGCGCAGCAGGAGTTTGATCGCCAGCGTACGCTGCGCCAGCGCAATGTCATCGCCCAGAGCGAGCTCGACCGCCAGCGCGAGGCGTTTGAACGCGCCGAGGCCAGTCTCCGCACCGCCCAGCGCGCCTTTGACGACACCAGGCTCGTGGCTCCGATCAAGGGCCGCATCTCCCGACGCTTCGTCCGCAATCACCAGAACGTCCAGGCCCGCGAACCCGTCGTGCTGCTTCAGAATATCTCGACCCTCGACATCGATGTGCAGGTTCCCGAGGCCCTCATGGCCATCGTGAATCGCAACGCCACTGCCGAGGAAGCAAATCGCCTCATCGAGGCCTATGTCGAGTTTGCCGCCGTGCCCGGCGAGCGCTTTCCGCTGACCCTGCGCTCCTTCGCCACCCAGGCAAATCCCGCCTCCCGCACCTTCCTCGTTTCCTTCAACCTGAACCCGCCGGAGGACCGCAACATCCTCCCCGGCATGACCTGCACGGTCTCACTCCGTTTCCGCAATCCCGATGGCACTCCCATCGCGCAACCCGGCCTCTTTCAAATTCCCCTCCGCGCCCTGCTGACCTCGGAGGGCACGACCTGGGTCTGGCGCTGGGATGAACAAACGGGCAAGGTCTCCCGCATTCCCGTCGAGATGGTAGCCCTCACGGGCGACTCCGTGCAGGTGCGCTCGACGGATCTCAGGGCGGGCGACGATCTGGTCGCCTCCGGCGTTCGTTTTCTCGATGAGGGCATGACCGTGCAGCGCTTCGAGACTCACAAGCCTTAA